A DNA window from Aminipila luticellarii contains the following coding sequences:
- a CDS encoding Lrp/AsnC family transcriptional regulator, whose translation MDEIDVRILELLQENSRKPLSEISAEVHLSIPAVSERLKKLENSGAIKSYTAILNPDSFGKALFAYCFTVLKNKDPEKELKFKRFIENEPDILECYCLTGEYEYLLKIRTDSTSSLESLLVRMRKEAPIIKTSTSIVLSTKKEEPSIPPCITKCKNPAPQRRT comes from the coding sequence ATGGATGAAATTGATGTTAGAATTCTGGAATTGCTACAGGAAAATAGCAGAAAACCCTTGTCCGAAATCAGCGCAGAAGTCCATCTGTCCATACCGGCAGTCAGTGAACGATTAAAAAAGCTTGAAAATTCCGGAGCCATCAAGTCATACACGGCTATATTAAATCCGGATAGCTTTGGGAAGGCACTTTTTGCATACTGCTTTACTGTTTTAAAAAATAAAGACCCGGAGAAAGAATTGAAATTTAAAAGATTTATTGAAAATGAACCAGATATTTTGGAATGTTATTGTCTGACAGGGGAATATGAATACCTGCTGAAAATTAGAACAGATTCAACCAGTTCTTTGGAAAGTCTACTTGTACGGATGAGAAAGGAAGCACCAATAATCAAAACCAGCACTTCTATAGTGCTGTCTACAAAAAAAGAGGAGCCCTCCATACCGCCCTGTATTACTAAATGTAAAAATCCGGCTCCGCAGAGGAGAACATAG
- a CDS encoding APC family permease, translated as MSTKDLRRDLGRKELFGIATGQVIGAGIMVLVGMGIQMTGRSVSLAFVLSAVWVVLLSIPWIFISSCIRLRGGEYTQAAVLVGDRFAGMYIFIYIFRNLQMTIYTLGFTSYFISLVPEQME; from the coding sequence ATGTCAACGAAAGACTTGAGAAGAGATCTGGGACGTAAAGAACTATTTGGCATTGCCACAGGCCAAGTAATCGGAGCCGGAATCATGGTTCTTGTAGGCATGGGCATTCAGATGACAGGCCGTTCTGTCAGTCTTGCATTTGTATTATCCGCAGTGTGGGTCGTCCTGCTCAGTATTCCCTGGATATTTATCAGCAGCTGCATACGCTTGAGAGGCGGCGAATATACTCAGGCTGCCGTCCTTGTCGGTGATCGTTTTGCCGGTATGTATATTTTTATCTACATATTTCGTAATTTGCAGATGACGATTTATACCTTAGGCTTTACAAGCTACTTTATTTCTCTGGTTCCGGAGCAAATGGAATGA
- a CDS encoding APC family permease, which translates to MIVSLIVATFFFALNIFPTKFMAKIQNIMVIFLIAALSAFIVFGLPKVQSGYFSQPGFITHGFTGLIAASAFLTFATFGANSIFQLSGECKNPKKDIPFVLILATLTVAVLYAFVATVAAGVLPVDQVANENLAKVAQTILSRPLYLFFIVGGALGALATSLNATIAWVTKPLIQACEDGWFPKKLAYLHPKYKTPVLLLGIFYLVTIIPIILKIDMALITNSVLVIMYVFMMITSLATTRLPELFPEQWAKSPFHVSKGVLWACCILSTVVLIIQVYYNASSLTPGLLIANITLLAAGFIYSFLRYKTGKVKMDISYEDN; encoded by the coding sequence ATGATTGTATCCTTAATTGTTGCAACGTTCTTTTTTGCTCTTAATATTTTCCCTACAAAATTTATGGCCAAAATTCAAAATATAATGGTTATTTTTTTAATTGCCGCTTTATCTGCCTTTATCGTTTTCGGTCTGCCTAAAGTACAGTCCGGATACTTTTCGCAACCCGGATTCATAACCCATGGATTCACTGGACTTATCGCCGCATCTGCTTTTCTGACATTTGCAACCTTCGGTGCCAATTCCATATTTCAGCTTAGCGGTGAATGTAAAAATCCTAAAAAAGATATTCCCTTTGTTCTTATCCTTGCCACTTTAACTGTAGCTGTTTTATATGCCTTTGTAGCCACGGTAGCCGCTGGCGTCCTTCCTGTTGATCAGGTCGCCAATGAAAATCTTGCCAAGGTAGCTCAAACTATACTTTCAAGACCGCTTTACCTGTTCTTTATCGTCGGTGGTGCACTAGGTGCGCTTGCCACCAGCCTGAACGCTACGATTGCCTGGGTCACTAAACCGTTGATTCAAGCCTGTGAAGATGGATGGTTCCCTAAAAAGCTGGCTTATCTGCATCCAAAATACAAAACTCCCGTATTACTGCTTGGCATTTTCTATCTCGTTACAATCATCCCTATTATCCTAAAGATAGATATGGCCTTAATCACGAATAGCGTTCTGGTCATCATGTATGTATTCATGATGATTACCTCATTGGCAACGACTCGGCTTCCTGAATTATTTCCGGAGCAATGGGCAAAATCTCCTTTCCACGTCAGCAAGGGTGTACTGTGGGCCTGTTGTATCTTGTCGACTGTCGTTTTGATCATCCAGGTGTATTATAACGCTTCTTCCTTGACACCGGGGCTGCTAATCGCTAATATTACCTTACTGGCCGCTGGTTTTATCTATTCATTTTTAAGATATAAAACCGGAAAAGTAAAAATGGATATCAGCTATGAAGATAATTAA
- the kynU gene encoding kynureninase translates to MEYQFHPGMDYAKELDKQDPLREIRHRFYVKENEIYMDGNSLGLCSKDAEKAVLKALDVWKEHGIGIWNVEDSKYFLYPSYIGKRMASLIHAEPDEVTITNSVTINIHQGISTFYKPTKDRYKILVDNLNFPTDRYAVDSQVRLHGYEPADAVKVVESQDGRMLSEDAIIDAMTKDVALIVLPSLLYRSAQLLDMERITAEAHKRDIIIGWDLCHSIGAVYHDFQKIDPDFAVWCNYKYISGGPGTTAGLYINKKHFDKNPGLAGWHGNVKATQFQLKHQYEHSNDADGWLTGTPPILSMAAIDGVLDIYEEVGMDKIREKSLKLTAYLMYLIDERLVKLGYRIGNPREDMKRGGHVSLEHDEAYRICQALKKHGVIPDFREPNVVRLAPVALYVSYEDIHRFADILEELTINKEYEQFSNTRSLVV, encoded by the coding sequence ATGGAATATCAATTTCATCCAGGTATGGATTATGCAAAAGAATTAGACAAACAGGATCCGTTGAGAGAAATCCGCCACCGTTTTTATGTAAAGGAAAATGAAATCTATATGGATGGCAACTCTCTTGGTCTTTGTTCAAAAGATGCAGAAAAAGCAGTCTTAAAAGCTTTAGATGTGTGGAAAGAGCATGGCATCGGTATATGGAATGTGGAGGACAGCAAGTACTTTCTTTACCCTTCCTACATTGGGAAACGTATGGCTTCCCTGATCCATGCCGAACCAGATGAGGTGACTATAACAAACAGCGTTACCATCAATATTCATCAAGGGATTTCCACCTTTTATAAACCAACAAAAGACCGATATAAAATATTGGTGGATAATCTAAATTTCCCAACCGATCGATATGCTGTAGACAGTCAGGTCCGATTACATGGATATGAACCTGCAGATGCGGTCAAAGTGGTAGAAAGCCAAGACGGAAGAATGCTTTCAGAGGATGCCATTATTGACGCAATGACAAAGGATGTGGCACTGATTGTGCTTCCTTCTCTGCTTTATCGAAGCGCCCAATTGCTTGATATGGAAAGAATAACTGCTGAAGCTCATAAAAGAGATATTATAATAGGCTGGGATCTTTGCCATTCCATAGGGGCTGTTTACCATGACTTCCAGAAAATTGATCCGGACTTTGCCGTCTGGTGCAATTACAAATACATTTCCGGAGGCCCTGGAACAACCGCAGGTCTTTATATCAATAAAAAGCATTTTGACAAGAATCCGGGATTAGCAGGATGGCATGGAAATGTAAAAGCCACACAGTTCCAGCTAAAGCATCAGTATGAACATTCTAACGATGCAGATGGTTGGCTGACGGGAACTCCCCCTATTTTATCCATGGCTGCCATCGATGGCGTATTGGATATCTACGAGGAGGTCGGCATGGATAAAATTCGTGAAAAATCATTGAAGCTTACCGCTTATCTGATGTATTTGATAGATGAACGCCTAGTCAAGCTGGGCTACCGTATCGGGAATCCTCGTGAAGATATGAAGCGCGGCGGCCATGTATCCTTAGAGCATGATGAAGCATATAGGATATGCCAGGCCTTGAAGAAACACGGGGTCATACCAGATTTCAGAGAACCGAATGTAGTCCGACTGGCTCCTGTAGCTCTATATGTATCCTATGAAGATATTCATAGGTTTGCAGACATTCTGGAAGAATTGACTATTAACAAGGAATATGAGCAGTTTTCCAATACCCGCTCTCTTGTTGTATAA